A genomic segment from Sulfitobacter mediterraneus encodes:
- a CDS encoding DUF1206 domain-containing protein yields the protein MSDTPHSTLKWVMRCGYAARGIIYFLIGGLAFWASFSSMSSSGTEDTLSALRAQPMGVPALWAIGLGLMAYLVWRVTAGIADVEDHGTGPKGLIARGGQIVTGLIHGGIGLSVIGLAYAGSDQGGSAAQDWTARLMAMPGGRYLVALAALILVGAGIYYMQKGWRGSYKSHLARSQFTQKVDPVLTAGLIIYGLMLALVALSLGFAALNADPSQAGGLGQALDQLRSAYLGRFLLAGAGLGLVAFAVYNMVEAGWRVVPKLSAPDIRTLAS from the coding sequence GTGTCTGACACCCCACATTCCACCCTCAAATGGGTCATGCGATGCGGCTATGCCGCCCGCGGGATCATCTATTTCCTGATCGGGGGGCTGGCGTTCTGGGCATCGTTTTCCTCCATGTCCAGCTCCGGCACCGAAGACACGCTGTCGGCCCTGCGCGCACAGCCCATGGGGGTTCCGGCGCTTTGGGCTATCGGGCTTGGTCTGATGGCCTATCTGGTGTGGCGTGTTACGGCGGGGATCGCGGATGTTGAGGACCATGGAACCGGTCCGAAGGGTTTGATTGCGCGTGGCGGTCAGATCGTGACGGGGCTGATACACGGCGGGATCGGGCTGTCGGTGATTGGTCTGGCCTATGCCGGATCGGATCAGGGGGGCAGCGCGGCGCAAGACTGGACCGCGCGATTGATGGCGATGCCGGGCGGGCGCTATTTGGTGGCGCTGGCGGCGTTGATCCTCGTCGGGGCCGGGATCTACTACATGCAGAAGGGCTGGCGCGGCAGCTACAAGTCACATCTTGCCCGCTCACAATTCACGCAGAAGGTTGATCCTGTGCTGACCGCCGGCTTGATCATCTACGGGCTGATGCTGGCGCTGGTGGCCCTGTCGCTTGGCTTTGCCGCGCTGAATGCCGATCCGTCGCAGGCTGGCGGGCTGGGGCAGGCGCTGGACCAGCTGCGGAGCGCTTATCTGGGGCGGTTCCTGCTGGCGGGTGCGGGGCTGGGACTGGTGGCATTTGCCGTGTACAATATGGTTGAGGCGGGCTGGCGGGTCGTGCCGAAGCTGTCAGCGCCGGATATTCGCACATTGGCCAGCTAA
- a CDS encoding DUF6446 family protein → MNGKIVGIVIMVSALIAGLGLYYLQIYGFYREVPAADVTLVSLTTQEPETIEAGGIQAIDADSSPIRFRACFTTDLSLPLLTETYVLVDSATPRNAPGWFDCFDAEALGNEIETGTALTFLGQKNIAYGVDRIVAITDDGRGYVWHELNDCGEKAYDGTVVGEECPPLPSSLSD, encoded by the coding sequence ATGAACGGCAAGATCGTGGGAATCGTCATTATGGTGTCGGCGCTGATTGCGGGCCTTGGCCTGTACTACCTGCAAATCTACGGGTTCTACCGCGAGGTGCCTGCGGCTGACGTGACCTTGGTCTCTCTTACCACGCAAGAGCCGGAAACCATTGAGGCTGGCGGGATACAGGCGATTGATGCTGACAGCTCCCCCATTCGGTTCCGGGCCTGTTTTACCACGGATCTCAGCCTGCCCTTGCTGACCGAGACCTATGTACTGGTCGACAGCGCCACGCCACGCAACGCGCCGGGGTGGTTTGACTGCTTTGACGCCGAGGCGCTTGGCAACGAGATCGAAACCGGCACCGCGTTGACCTTTCTGGGCCAAAAGAACATCGCTTATGGCGTTGACCGGATTGTCGCGATCACCGATGACGGGCGCGGCTATGTCTGGCACGAACTGAACGATTGCGGCGAAAAGGCCTATGACGGCACGGTTGTCGGCGAAGAATGTCCGCCGCTTCCGTCCAGCCTCTCGGACTAA
- a CDS encoding glycine--tRNA ligase subunit alpha translates to MSEKPQTPRSFQAIILALQNYWAQQGCAILQPYDMEVGAGTFHPATTLRSLGSQPWTAAYVQPSRRPTDGRYGENPNRLQHYYQYQVLIKPSPPNLQELYLGSLEAIGINMDLHDIRFVEDDWESPTLGAWGLGWEVWCDGMEVSQFTYFQQVGGHDCAPVSGELTYGLERLAMYVLGVDHVMDMPFNDPDALIPLTYADVFKQTEEEYARWNFDTANTEVLLRQFEEAEAHCKVILEQPATDPKTGKRIIMAHPAYDQCIKASHMFNLLDARGVISVTERQAYIGRVRALAKMCADAFVQTRAGGWSEDAA, encoded by the coding sequence GGCGCTCCAAAACTATTGGGCGCAGCAGGGATGCGCGATTCTGCAGCCCTATGACATGGAAGTTGGGGCAGGGACGTTCCATCCGGCCACCACATTGCGCAGCTTGGGCAGCCAGCCCTGGACAGCTGCCTACGTGCAGCCCTCGCGCCGCCCGACGGATGGTCGTTATGGGGAAAACCCGAACCGTCTGCAGCATTATTACCAATATCAGGTGCTGATCAAACCCAGCCCGCCGAACCTGCAGGAATTGTATCTCGGCTCGCTTGAGGCGATTGGCATCAATATGGATCTGCACGACATCCGATTTGTCGAGGATGACTGGGAAAGCCCGACGCTGGGGGCCTGGGGGCTGGGTTGGGAGGTCTGGTGCGACGGTATGGAAGTCAGCCAGTTTACCTATTTCCAGCAGGTCGGCGGCCATGACTGCGCACCGGTCTCGGGCGAATTGACCTATGGCTTGGAACGTTTGGCGATGTATGTGCTGGGCGTGGACCATGTGATGGACATGCCGTTCAATGATCCTGATGCACTGATCCCGTTGACCTATGCGGATGTGTTCAAACAGACCGAAGAGGAATACGCCCGCTGGAACTTTGACACCGCCAACACCGAAGTTCTGTTGCGCCAGTTCGAAGAGGCCGAGGCCCATTGCAAGGTGATCCTTGAGCAACCCGCGACCGATCCAAAGACCGGCAAGCGCATCATCATGGCGCATCCGGCCTATGACCAATGCATCAAGGCCAGCCACATGTTCAATCTGCTGGACGCGCGGGGCGTGATCTCTGTAACCGAACGGCAGGCCTATATCGGGCGTGTCAGGGCATTGGCCAAGATGTGCGCCGATGCCTTTGTGCAGACCCGCGCTGGTGGCTGGTCCGAGGATGCCGCGTAA